In Streptomyces sp. NBC_00878, a single window of DNA contains:
- a CDS encoding ECF subfamily RNA polymerase sigma factor, BldN family yields the protein MYPHVGVDASGLATLRATVLDRLRGFVPTAYAVPALAVSVAPVGPCYALADGSATVGRRGRSSASATTARRPAADSDSARMMDLVERAQAGEAEAFGRLYDQYSDTVYRYIYYRVGGKATAEDLTSETFLRALRRIGTFTWQGRDFGAWLVTIARNLVADHFKSSRFRLEVTTGEMLDANEVERSPEDSVLESLSNAALLDAVRRLNPQQQECVTLRFLQGLSVAETARVMGKNEGAIKTLQYRAVRTLARLLPEDAR from the coding sequence GTGTACCCACACGTCGGGGTTGACGCCTCGGGCCTGGCTACGCTGCGCGCAACGGTCCTCGACCGCTTGCGCGGCTTCGTCCCCACCGCGTACGCCGTCCCCGCCCTCGCTGTCTCCGTCGCGCCCGTCGGCCCGTGCTACGCACTGGCCGACGGCAGCGCGACGGTGGGCAGACGAGGACGTTCGAGCGCGTCGGCCACCACCGCACGCCGCCCGGCCGCAGACAGTGACAGCGCCCGGATGATGGACCTCGTGGAGCGCGCACAGGCCGGTGAGGCCGAGGCCTTCGGCCGGCTCTACGACCAGTACAGCGACACCGTGTACCGCTACATCTATTACCGCGTCGGCGGGAAGGCGACCGCGGAAGACCTCACAAGCGAGACGTTCCTGCGCGCCCTGCGCCGCATCGGCACGTTCACCTGGCAGGGCCGTGACTTCGGCGCCTGGCTCGTCACCATCGCCCGCAACCTCGTCGCGGACCACTTCAAGTCGAGCCGCTTCCGGCTCGAAGTGACCACCGGCGAGATGCTCGACGCCAACGAGGTCGAGCGCTCCCCCGAGGACTCCGTCCTGGAGTCCCTCTCGAACGCGGCGCTGCTGGACGCCGTTCGCCGTCTCAACCCCCAGCAGCAGGAGTGCGTGACCCTGCGCTTCCTCCAGGGCCTCTCGGTCGCCGAGACCGCCCGCGTGATGGGCAAGAACGAGGGTGCGATCAAGACCCTCCAGTACCGAGCGGTGCGCACACTGGCCCGGCTCCTCCCGGAAGACGCCCGCTGA
- a CDS encoding HAD family phosphatase, translating into MAALGWLTPRRRSATARSVLAGEASAEAARKSSQELEELAPEPAPEGTEPEFPVVGDDKAAAFFDLDNTVMQGAAIFHFGRGLYKRKFFEARDLYRFAWQQAWFRLAGVEDPEHMQDARDSALSIVKGHRVAELMSIGEEIYDEYMAERIWPGTRALAEAHLDAGQKVWLVTAAPVEIATVIARRLGLTGALGTVAESVDGVYTGKLVGEPLHGPAKAEAVRALAAAEGLDLGRCAAYSDSHNDIPMLSLVGHPYAINPDSKLRKHARTLDWRLRDYRTGRKAAKVGIPAAAGVGAVAGGTAAAIALHRRRR; encoded by the coding sequence ATGGCCGCTCTTGGATGGCTCACCCCTCGTAGGCGCTCCGCGACCGCGCGGAGTGTGTTGGCAGGCGAGGCCTCGGCTGAGGCAGCGCGCAAGTCCTCCCAGGAACTGGAGGAGCTCGCGCCCGAACCCGCGCCCGAAGGCACCGAGCCGGAGTTCCCGGTGGTCGGTGACGACAAGGCCGCCGCGTTCTTCGACCTCGACAACACCGTGATGCAGGGCGCCGCGATCTTCCACTTCGGCCGCGGCCTCTACAAGCGCAAGTTCTTCGAGGCCCGCGACCTCTACCGGTTCGCCTGGCAGCAGGCCTGGTTCCGGCTGGCCGGCGTCGAGGACCCCGAGCACATGCAGGACGCCCGCGACTCGGCGCTGTCCATCGTCAAGGGCCACCGTGTCGCCGAGCTGATGTCGATCGGCGAGGAGATCTACGACGAGTACATGGCCGAGCGCATCTGGCCCGGCACCCGCGCACTCGCCGAGGCCCACCTCGACGCGGGCCAGAAGGTATGGCTCGTCACGGCCGCCCCGGTCGAGATCGCCACGGTGATCGCCCGCCGCCTGGGCCTGACCGGCGCGCTCGGCACGGTCGCCGAGTCGGTCGACGGCGTCTACACCGGCAAGCTCGTCGGCGAACCGCTGCACGGCCCGGCGAAGGCGGAGGCGGTACGCGCCCTGGCCGCGGCGGAGGGCCTGGACCTCGGCCGCTGCGCCGCGTACAGCGACTCCCACAACGACATCCCGATGCTCTCGCTCGTCGGACACCCGTACGCGATCAACCCGGACAGCAAGCTCCGCAAGCACGCCCGCACCCTCGACTGGCGGCTGCGCGACTACCGCACGGGCCGCAAGGCGGCGAAGGTCGGCATCCCGGCGGCGGCCGGCGTCGGCGCGGTCGCGGGCGGCACGGCCGCCGCGATCGCCCTGCACCGCCGTCGTCGCTGA
- a CDS encoding glutaredoxin family protein yields MVRMSPLFRRTGRRTQNTENTENTAARERLVTLIGKPDCHLCEDAQEVVEKVCGDLGVPWEKKDITQDEELHREYWEQIPVVLVDGAQHTFWRVDEERLRRALGA; encoded by the coding sequence ATGGTTCGTATGAGTCCCCTTTTCCGGCGCACCGGCCGCCGTACGCAGAACACGGAGAACACGGAGAACACGGCGGCGCGGGAGCGGCTGGTCACGCTGATCGGGAAGCCCGACTGTCATTTGTGCGAAGACGCACAGGAAGTCGTGGAGAAGGTCTGTGGTGATCTCGGTGTCCCGTGGGAGAAGAAGGACATCACCCAGGACGAGGAACTGCACCGCGAGTACTGGGAGCAGATCCCTGTGGTGCTGGTGGACGGGGCCCAGCACACGTTCTGGCGGGTGGACGAGGAGCGGCTGCGCAGGGCGCTCGGGGCGTAG
- a CDS encoding redox-sensing transcriptional repressor Rex, with the protein MATGRTHRPATRSRGIPEATVARLPLYLRALTALSERSVPTVSSEELAAAAGVNSAKLRKDFSYLGSYGTRGVGYDVEYLVYQISRELGLTQDWPVVIVGIGNLGAALANYGGFASRGFRVAALIDADHEMAGKPVAGIPVQHTDELEKIIDDNGVSIGVIATPAGAAQQVCDRLVAAGVTSILNFAPTVLTVPDGVDVRKVDLSIELQILAFHEQRKAGEEAEAQAGAAIEAEAAAVAAAKETGKGPDGDVPAVMPA; encoded by the coding sequence GTGGCAACTGGCCGAACTCACCGACCGGCGACCCGCAGCCGAGGGATTCCCGAGGCCACCGTCGCCAGGCTTCCGCTGTACCTCCGAGCCCTCACCGCTCTGTCGGAGCGCTCGGTACCCACGGTGTCCTCCGAGGAGCTCGCGGCCGCGGCGGGGGTCAACTCCGCCAAGCTGCGCAAGGACTTCTCGTACCTCGGGTCGTACGGGACGCGCGGTGTGGGCTACGACGTCGAGTACCTCGTCTACCAGATCTCCCGCGAGCTGGGCCTGACCCAGGACTGGCCGGTCGTGATCGTCGGTATCGGTAACCTCGGCGCGGCGCTGGCCAACTACGGCGGGTTCGCCTCGCGCGGGTTCCGTGTCGCGGCGCTGATCGACGCCGATCACGAGATGGCCGGGAAGCCCGTCGCAGGGATCCCCGTGCAGCACACCGACGAGCTGGAAAAGATCATCGACGACAACGGTGTGTCGATCGGTGTCATCGCGACCCCCGCCGGCGCCGCCCAGCAGGTCTGCGACCGGCTCGTGGCCGCCGGTGTGACCTCCATCCTGAACTTCGCGCCGACCGTGCTGACCGTGCCGGACGGTGTCGACGTACGCAAGGTCGATCTCTCCATCGAGCTGCAGATCCTCGCCTTCCACGAGCAGCGCAAGGCCGGCGAGGAGGCCGAGGCGCAGGCCGGGGCCGCGATCGAGGCCGAGGCCGCCGCCGTGGCGGCGGCGAAGGAGACCGGGAAAGGGCCTGACGGGGATGTCCCCGCCGTGATGCCGGCATGA
- a CDS encoding DUF5667 domain-containing protein, translated as MIANVSAHRRANAFAQALEDQPDRGTAAEQSEGPAPATADRPEQSRMLSLATGLGELPKPELDPEVKVVQRAQLVAAMEAMLLEGTAAGGGAADPSVPEQRSPRGRGAHRATGLGKLRPRSRLSKGLAAGGLTVGVAAGAFSGVAAASSDALPGDSLYGLKRGMEDLKLGMADGEGDRGGLYLDQASTRLSEARRLMERGRSGPLDHESLGEIRRALSGMQHDASEGHRLLHEAYERDPDSLGPIQTLSAFSQSHREAWGTLRDRLPVQLGDVSRQVSSVFDAIDEEVEPLRSLLPQPPTPEGTGRHRGASSDSTDSSRTDRPAAPSSTGGNSSDGTGSSGGNPKPSSSKSQDDGLLGGNTGGLLEPPQGDISASPSGKETLPAEPDVTLPPLLPGLLPGLGIDSEDTN; from the coding sequence GTGATCGCGAACGTATCGGCGCACCGGCGGGCGAACGCCTTCGCCCAGGCCCTGGAAGATCAGCCCGACCGGGGCACGGCGGCCGAGCAGTCCGAAGGACCCGCTCCGGCCACCGCGGACCGGCCCGAGCAGAGCCGGATGCTGTCCCTGGCGACCGGCCTCGGCGAACTGCCCAAACCTGAGCTGGACCCCGAGGTCAAGGTCGTCCAGCGGGCCCAGCTGGTGGCCGCGATGGAGGCCATGCTCCTGGAGGGCACGGCTGCGGGAGGCGGGGCGGCGGACCCTTCGGTGCCCGAGCAGCGATCTCCCCGGGGCCGGGGCGCGCACCGGGCGACCGGGCTGGGGAAGTTGCGACCGCGGTCCCGGTTGTCGAAGGGGCTTGCCGCGGGCGGACTCACCGTCGGTGTGGCCGCCGGAGCCTTCAGCGGTGTCGCCGCTGCCAGTTCCGACGCCCTGCCAGGTGACTCGCTCTACGGGCTCAAGCGTGGCATGGAGGACCTCAAGCTGGGCATGGCCGACGGCGAGGGCGACCGCGGCGGGCTCTACCTCGACCAGGCCTCCACCCGGCTGAGCGAGGCGCGCCGCCTGATGGAGCGCGGCCGTTCGGGGCCCCTCGACCACGAGTCCCTGGGCGAGATCCGGCGTGCGCTGTCCGGCATGCAGCACGACGCCTCCGAGGGCCACCGCCTGCTGCACGAGGCCTATGAGCGGGACCCGGACTCCCTGGGCCCGATCCAGACCCTCTCCGCCTTCTCCCAGTCGCACCGCGAGGCGTGGGGCACCCTGCGCGACCGGCTGCCCGTGCAGCTCGGCGACGTCAGCCGCCAGGTCAGCTCGGTCTTCGACGCCATAGACGAAGAGGTCGAGCCGCTGCGCTCGCTGCTCCCGCAGCCGCCCACCCCGGAGGGCACCGGCCGCCACCGCGGCGCGAGCTCGGACTCCACGGACTCGTCCCGTACGGACCGCCCGGCCGCCCCCAGCTCGACCGGCGGCAACTCGTCCGACGGCACCGGTTCCAGCGGCGGCAACCCCAAGCCGTCCAGCTCCAAGTCCCAGGACGACGGCCTGCTCGGCGGCAACACGGGCGGCCTCCTGGAACCGCCCCAGGGCGACATCAGCGCCTCCCCGTCCGGCAAGGAGACCCTGCCGGCGGAGCCGGACGTGACTCTGCCGCCCCTCCTCCCGGGCCTGCTCCCGGGCCTGGGCATCGACAGCGAGGACACGAACTAG
- a CDS encoding glutamyl-tRNA reductase codes for MSLLVVGLSHRSAPVSVLERATLSADAQIKLLQDTVAAEPAAEAAVLATCNRIELYADVDKFHAGVAELSTLLAQHSGVGLDELTPYLYVHYEDRAVHHFFSVACGLDSMVVGEGQILGQIKDALATAQELHTAGRLLNDLFQQALRVGKRAHSETGIDRAGQSLVTFGLEQLSSGAPVGAWLKGKRALVIGAGSMSSLAAATLARGGAAEVVVANRTFDRAERLAGLLGEQYGQRAAEREDLGDPGNPGDPDVLARAVAMDSVADELTRADVVVSCTGATGLVLTAGMLAEAVEGRTGAPAVERAVGSGSVQAGFPPTSVGTEDGCPLDLSAVQGATGFSVMGDAAVAGMDAATLEQHAAWVDNGTVDRREGRRTSEAEAEADVEIDLEVVAALAAAAAALGRVPERRRPEPVVEVPRPRPVLSLLDLAMPRDIDAAAHRLLGVRLVDIESLAEASADAPMAADVDQVRRIVSDEVAAFGAAQRAAHITPTVVALRTMAADVVASEIARLDGRLPGLDEKQRGEITQTVRRVVDKLLHAPTVRVKQLAAEPGGAGYADALRTLFGLDPETVAAVSRAADRPDGDRPDGDRPDGDRPDGDRPDGDRPDGDGRDVFSGLDFGRENFDSNNFESAENRGRA; via the coding sequence ATGAGCCTCCTTGTCGTCGGGCTGAGCCACCGCAGCGCTCCGGTCAGCGTCCTGGAGCGGGCCACGCTGTCCGCGGACGCCCAGATCAAGCTGCTCCAGGACACGGTCGCCGCCGAGCCGGCCGCCGAGGCCGCGGTGCTCGCCACCTGCAACCGGATCGAGCTCTACGCCGACGTGGACAAGTTCCACGCGGGTGTCGCCGAGCTCTCCACACTGCTCGCGCAGCACAGCGGCGTCGGTCTCGACGAGCTCACTCCCTATCTGTACGTGCACTACGAGGACCGGGCCGTCCACCACTTCTTCTCGGTGGCGTGCGGGCTCGACTCGATGGTGGTCGGCGAGGGGCAGATCCTCGGCCAGATCAAGGACGCCCTCGCCACCGCGCAGGAACTGCACACGGCCGGGCGGCTGCTGAACGACCTCTTCCAGCAGGCGTTGCGGGTCGGCAAGCGTGCCCACTCCGAGACCGGTATAGACCGGGCCGGGCAGTCCCTGGTGACGTTCGGCCTGGAGCAGTTGTCGTCCGGCGCCCCGGTCGGCGCCTGGCTCAAGGGCAAGCGAGCCCTCGTGATCGGCGCGGGCTCGATGTCCTCGCTCGCCGCGGCGACGCTCGCGCGGGGCGGGGCGGCCGAGGTGGTCGTCGCCAACCGGACGTTCGACCGGGCGGAGCGCCTTGCGGGGCTGCTGGGAGAGCAATACGGGCAACGCGCCGCGGAGCGGGAGGACTTGGGTGATCCGGGTAATCCCGGTGATCCGGACGTGCTGGCTCGCGCGGTAGCGATGGATTCGGTGGCCGACGAGCTGACACGTGCCGATGTCGTCGTGTCCTGTACGGGGGCGACCGGACTCGTCCTGACGGCGGGCATGCTGGCCGAGGCGGTCGAGGGGCGCACCGGCGCACCGGCCGTCGAGCGCGCTGTCGGCTCCGGCTCCGTACAGGCCGGGTTCCCGCCCACCAGCGTCGGTACCGAGGACGGCTGCCCGCTGGATCTGTCCGCGGTGCAGGGGGCCACCGGTTTCTCCGTCATGGGGGACGCCGCGGTGGCCGGTATGGACGCGGCCACCCTGGAGCAGCACGCCGCCTGGGTGGACAACGGAACCGTCGACCGGCGCGAGGGCCGTCGTACGTCCGAGGCCGAGGCCGAGGCCGATGTCGAGATCGATCTCGAAGTCGTTGCCGCGCTCGCCGCCGCGGCTGCCGCTCTCGGGCGGGTGCCCGAGCGGCGTCGGCCCGAGCCCGTCGTCGAGGTGCCGCGGCCCCGCCCCGTGCTCTCGCTGCTCGACCTCGCCATGCCCCGGGACATCGACGCGGCCGCGCACCGGCTGCTCGGGGTGCGGCTGGTGGACATCGAGTCCCTCGCCGAGGCGTCCGCGGACGCCCCGATGGCCGCCGACGTGGACCAGGTGCGGCGTATCGTTTCGGACGAGGTCGCCGCCTTCGGCGCCGCTCAGCGGGCCGCGCACATCACGCCGACCGTCGTGGCGCTGCGGACCATGGCCGCCGATGTCGTGGCGAGCGAGATCGCCCGGCTCGACGGCCGGCTGCCCGGCCTCGACGAGAAGCAGCGCGGCGAGATCACCCAGACCGTGCGACGCGTCGTGGACAAGCTCCTGCACGCGCCGACCGTACGGGTCAAGCAGCTGGCCGCCGAGCCCGGTGGCGCGGGGTACGCGGACGCGTTGCGGACCCTGTTCGGCCTTGACCCTGAGACGGTTGCCGCCGTTTCCCGGGCTGCTGACCGCCCGGACGGCGACCGCCCGGACGGCGACCGTCCGGACGGCGACCGTCCGGACGGCGACCGTCCGGACGGCGACCGTCCGGACGGCGATGGTCGGGACGTATTCAGCGGCCTTGACTTTGGTCGCGAGAACTTCGACAGCAACAACTTCGAGAGCGCCGAGAACCGAGGGCGAGCATGA